The following is a genomic window from Prevotella sp. E13-17.
GTAGCCGGTGTCATCGGTTCAGCCGTAGCAGCCGGCGCACTTTTGGGATTCCTCTCTTAAGGGAAATCTTAATGGAAAAGTGAATAGTTAACAGTGAAGAAAATGCTGCCAACTTTCACAAAGTAATAGTGAACTTTTTAGAAATCTGCTCCCTTGAGATTGATAAAATCACTTAAATATAAAGAAAGCCACTTGGGTTTAACCAAGCGGCTTTCTTTATTCCACAATTTATCGGGAAACTAGCAATACTGTCTCAGCGCACCTATCAGCTCGTTGTTCTCATCACGACTGCCGATAGTGATGCGCAGGCAGTTTTGGCACAACTGAACGCGCGTTCGGTTGCGGACAATGATGCCCTGCTCAACAAGATAATCATAGATGCGCTGGGCATCGACCACACGCGCCAGGAAGAAGTTGGCATCGGTGGGATAGATCTTCTCGCAAAGGGGCAGGGCCTGGAAGGCTTCTATCACACGCGTGCGCTCGCTCTTGATCAGCTGTACCCAGCGATCTACTTCATAGGGGTCGCTAAGCACCTTGATGGCCTGCTCCTGCGTCAGGAGGTTGACATTGTAAGGGTACTTCACCTTGTTGAAGATAGCAATAATCTCGGGCGAGGCAAAAGCCATGCCCAGACGAATGGCGGCAGAAGCCCACGCCTTGCTGAGTGTATTCAGTACAATCAGATTGGGATAGCGAGGCAACTCGAAGCGCAGCGGACGTGCAGACGAGAAGTCGCTGTAGGCTTCATCGACAACGACGATACCCTGGAACGAGCGTAGCACCTTGACAATCTCGTCGCGGTTGATGTCGTTGCCCGTGGGGTTGTTGGGACTGCATATCCAGATGACCTTGGTATGGGCATCGCATGCAGCCAACAGGGCATCTGCGGTGATCTGATAGTTTTCATCGAGAAGCACCGGGCGATACGCTACGTCGTTGATGTCGGCACATACTTTATACATGCCGTAGGTGGGCTCGATGGCCACGACATTATCCTCCTTAGGCTCACAAAAGCAGCGATATACCAGGTCGATGGCTTCGTCGCTGCCATTGCCAAGAAAGGTGTAATCTACGGGGATACCCTTCACTTTCTCAATACTTTTCTTGAGTTCAATCTGCAGCGGATCGGGATAGCGATTCAGCGGACTTCCGTATGGATTCTCGTTGGCATCAAGAAAGACAGAGGCTTTCGTGCCATTAAACTCATTTCTTGCACAGCTATAGGGAGCCAGATTCCAAATATTCTTACGAACAAGCTTATCAAGACTCATCATGATGATTACAAATAATTTTCCCTACTTAATCTTATTTTATTGCATTCAGTCTCACGGTCATGGCATTCTTGTGGGCATCGAGTTGTTCTGCTTCTGCCATGAGTTCTACGGCGTGGCCTATCTGCCGGATGCCTTCTTCAGAGAGATGCTGGAAAGTGATCTTACGGCAGTAGCTGTCCAGATTGACACCACTATAGGCGGTGGCATAGCCGTGAGTCGGCAACGTGTGATTGGTGCCGCTGGCATAGTCGCCAGCACTTTCGCATGCGTATTGGCCCAAAAAGACACTACCTGCATTGACGACATGCTCAGCCAGCTCTTCATAGTCGGTCGTCTGGATGATGAGATGTTCAGGTGCATACGCATTTGACAGTTCCAACATCTCGCGGCTTGACTCTACGAGCACAAGACGACTATTTTCCAATGCCCTGGCTGCTATTTCCTTACGGGGGAGCAGGTTGAGCTGCTGTTCAACCTCGTGTTGCACCCTGGCGAGCATATCTTCAGAAGTGGTAATCATGAGAACCTGAGAGTCAACGCCATGTTCGGCTTGCGAAAGGAGGTCGGCTGCCACAAAGGCGGGGTTGGCCGAATCGTCTGCAAGGACGCAGACCTCACTTGGACCGGCGGGCATGTCAATGGCCACATCGCCCATTGACACCTGTTGCTTGGCAGCCATGACATACTGATTGCCAGGACCAAAAATCTTATAGACTTTGGGTACTGACTCTGTGCCGTAAGCCATCGCACCGATGGCCTGAACACCACCAATCTTAAAGATGCGATTGACACCTGCAATACGTGCAGCCACAAGTATTGCGGCATTAATCTTGCCTTCACGGTTGGGAGGAGTGCACAGAACAATATCTTTGCATCCTGCTATTTTGGCGGGTGCTGCCAGCATCAAAACGGTAGAGAAGAGTGGGGCTGTGCCACCAGGAATGTATAAGCCAACTCGCTCGATGGCCACGCTCTTTTGCCAGCATACAACGCCATCGCGTGTCGTAATCTTCTTGCTGGAAAATCGCTGTGCTTCATGAAACTTGAAGATATTGTCATGAGCCAATTGAATGGCATTCTTCAGTTCATCACTAACAAGCGATTCTGCCTCATTGATCTCGGCCTCGCTGACCGAGAGTGTGGCCAGGTCAACATGATCAAAACGCTGCTCATACTTTTTGACAGCTTCGTCACCATTCTCGCGTATATCGCAGAGCACACTGCTGACAGTGTTTTGCAATTGCGTCATATCGAGATGTGGACGCTCACAGATGTCTGCCCACTGTTCTCTCTTTGGATAACGTATAATCTTCATAACGAGATTAATTGGTATTATCAGAGTATCATCTTTTCAATAGGAGTGACAAGGATACCTTGTGCTCCAAGAGCTTTTAACTGACCTATTATCTCCCAAAAGCGCTTCTGGTCGAGCACGGTATGAACAGAACACCATTCTTCGTCAGCAAGAGGAATAATGGTAGGGCTCTTCAATCCTGGAAGAACATTGATGATCTCGTCAAGCTTTGCTTTGGGTACATTCATGCGAACATACTTTTTGTCTTCAGCCTGTCTCACTGCTTCAAAGCGGAATAGCATTTGATTCAGAATGTCACGCTTCTCTTGACTCATCCCCGGATGTCCTATCAGCAGCGCTTCGCTTTGCATCACAATCTCAACTTCGCGAAGGTTATTGCTGACAAGGGTTGACCCTGAACTTACGATGTCGAAGATGGCATCAGCAAGACCAATACCTGGACTAATCTCAACACTTCCTGTAATGACATGGACATCTGCATGAATATGATGTTCGTTGAGAAAACGATTCAATATGACAGGATAAGAAGTCGCAATGGTCTTGCCATTAAACCACTCCAATCCCTGATAGTCTATGTCCTTGGGGATGGCTAGCGACAAGCGACAACGACTAAAACCCAACCTTGAGATGATATCTGCCTCTGCGCCTCGCTCTTGGTATTCGTTTTCACCGACGACACCAATATCTGCAACACCTGTTGCAACGCTTTGAGGTATATCATCATCTCGCAGATACAAAACCTCTAATGGAAAATTCTGAGCTGAAACCAGAAGAGTTCTCTTACTGGCAGTCACCTTAACATCTGCCTCACTTAGCAACTGCATGGTATCTTCATACAGTCGTCCTTTTGATTGTACTGCAATTCTTAGCATAAGTCTAATTATCTTGAAAATCGTCGGCAAAATTACGTTTTTTTTTTTATATATGCAATAAAATGTTTATTTTTGCATCCAAAAACCAAATAGATTGAGACACTTTAGTATAGTTATACTCCTTTTATGCCTTGTCACTGGCTGTCAACAGCAGAAGGACACAACACCACCCTGGGCAACAAACAGCAGCGAGGATTTGCAGCAGTTTGATCTATCTGATATTGAGCAGACTGGCGAGTTGATTGCTGTAACGATGTATGGACCAGATACATACTATGACTACCATGGCCATCATCTGGGAGCGCATTATTTGTTGTGCGAGCAACTGGCGAAGCATCTTGGGGTTCAACTTCGTATGGAAGTGTGTCGGGACAGTGCAGAAATGGTGGCGAGGTTGGAAGCAGACGAAGCAGACATCGCTGTATAT
Proteins encoded in this region:
- the hisG gene encoding ATP phosphoribosyltransferase → MLRIAVQSKGRLYEDTMQLLSEADVKVTASKRTLLVSAQNFPLEVLYLRDDDIPQSVATGVADIGVVGENEYQERGAEADIISRLGFSRCRLSLAIPKDIDYQGLEWFNGKTIATSYPVILNRFLNEHHIHADVHVITGSVEISPGIGLADAIFDIVSSGSTLVSNNLREVEIVMQSEALLIGHPGMSQEKRDILNQMLFRFEAVRQAEDKKYVRMNVPKAKLDEIINVLPGLKSPTIIPLADEEWCSVHTVLDQKRFWEIIGQLKALGAQGILVTPIEKMIL
- the hisC gene encoding histidinol-phosphate transaminase, with the translated sequence MMSLDKLVRKNIWNLAPYSCARNEFNGTKASVFLDANENPYGSPLNRYPDPLQIELKKSIEKVKGIPVDYTFLGNGSDEAIDLVYRCFCEPKEDNVVAIEPTYGMYKVCADINDVAYRPVLLDENYQITADALLAACDAHTKVIWICSPNNPTGNDINRDEIVKVLRSFQGIVVVDEAYSDFSSARPLRFELPRYPNLIVLNTLSKAWASAAIRLGMAFASPEIIAIFNKVKYPYNVNLLTQEQAIKVLSDPYEVDRWVQLIKSERTRVIEAFQALPLCEKIYPTDANFFLARVVDAQRIYDYLVEQGIIVRNRTRVQLCQNCLRITIGSRDENNELIGALRQYC
- the hisD gene encoding histidinol dehydrogenase, which produces MKIIRYPKREQWADICERPHLDMTQLQNTVSSVLCDIRENGDEAVKKYEQRFDHVDLATLSVSEAEINEAESLVSDELKNAIQLAHDNIFKFHEAQRFSSKKITTRDGVVCWQKSVAIERVGLYIPGGTAPLFSTVLMLAAPAKIAGCKDIVLCTPPNREGKINAAILVAARIAGVNRIFKIGGVQAIGAMAYGTESVPKVYKIFGPGNQYVMAAKQQVSMGDVAIDMPAGPSEVCVLADDSANPAFVAADLLSQAEHGVDSQVLMITTSEDMLARVQHEVEQQLNLLPRKEIAARALENSRLVLVESSREMLELSNAYAPEHLIIQTTDYEELAEHVVNAGSVFLGQYACESAGDYASGTNHTLPTHGYATAYSGVNLDSYCRKITFQHLSEEGIRQIGHAVELMAEAEQLDAHKNAMTVRLNAIK